In a genomic window of Muntiacus reevesi chromosome 1, mMunRee1.1, whole genome shotgun sequence:
- the ING5 gene encoding inhibitor of growth protein 5, which produces MATAMYLEHYLDSIENLPCELQRNFQLMRELDQRTEDKKAEIDILAAEYISTVKTLSSDQRVEHLQKIQSAYNKCKEYSDDKVQLAMQTYEMVDKHIRRLDADLARFEADLKDKLEGSDFEGSGGRGLKKGRGQKEKRGSRGRGRRTSEDDTPKKKKHKGGSEFTDTILSVHPSDVLDMPVDPNEPTYCLCHQVSYGEMIGCDNPDCPIEWFHFACVDLTTKPKGKWFCPRCVQERRKKK; this is translated from the exons ATGGCGACCGCCATGTACTTGGAGCACTACCTGGACA GTATCGAGAACCTTCCCTGTGAGCTTCAGAGGAACTTCCAGCTGATGCGAGAGCTGGACCAGAGGACGGAAG ATAAGAAAGCTGAGATTGACATCCTGGCCGCGGAGTACATCTCCACCGTGAAGACGCTTTCCTCAGACCAGCGCGTGGAGCACCTGCAGAAGATCCAGAGCGCCTACAACAAGTGCAAGGAGTACAGTGACGACAAGGTGCAGCTGGCCATGCAGACCTACGAgatg GTGGACAAGCACATCCGGAGGCTGGATGCAGACCTGGCTCGCTTTGAGGCGGacctgaaggacaagctggaggGCAGCGACTTTGAGGGCTCTGGAGGACGGGGGCTGAAAA AAGGTCGaggtcagaaagaaaagaggggctccaggggtcgCGGCAGGAGGACCTCAGAAGATGACACCCCAAAGAAGAAGAAGCATAAAGGAGG GTCCGAGTTCACCGACACCATCCTGTCCGTGCACCCCTCTGACGTGCTGGACATGCCCGTGGACCCGAACGAGCCCACATACTGCCTGTGCCACCAGGTGTCCTACGGGGAGATGATCGGCTGCGACAACCCGGAC TGCCCCATCGAGTGGTTTCACTTTGCCTGTGTGGACCTGACCACAAAGCCCAAAGGAAAATG GTTCTGTCCGCGGTGTGTtcaggagaggaggaagaagaagtaa